A genomic region of Rhipicephalus sanguineus isolate Rsan-2018 chromosome 3, BIME_Rsan_1.4, whole genome shotgun sequence contains the following coding sequences:
- the LOC119385621 gene encoding neprilysin-1-like, with translation MTPVDYAKTANEQLRALQLSEYVDYEPSLLQKLEKSFTDANIYETQGEQSWFVMGDLDTRTPKIEPGLWLKGLNKAYQRQHISWVTDNFVVLEDLEILKRINALFLDYTEVELSIGIAWMFIQSHVWLAIGRPGLMLRDNVEEKRRLACLEYVTARFGLLPSIAHMMKVYPTEEVRHEVLSFIENVRTQFINIIKKTYWVDREIRETAARKIERIQLNTLPSEEFFVDEVRKVLYKPFPDNTQAAFMEGWLNSSNVYQRLQVNKRFNDVYKKQRTYRHQAYVYTYLLNTVDTALLALEPPLYYPGGTFAMNYATAGTFIMREMIKSIDPSGTTIDERGESIHWWGKSESAEYNRRLNCDLGHEEGQTAMSVIPAIPALEVSYTAFKAAAEQEASTGGGVEDLRLRGLDDFVDEQIFFMSYCYVLCGKEDDVSQRQECNVPLRHSTFFVDAFQCPEGSPMNTPKKCPFLLSVLKEL, from the coding sequence ATGACCCCAGTCGACTACGCGAAGACCGCCAATGAGCAACTGAGGGCATTGCAGCTATCAGAATACGTCGACTACGAGCCGTCACTGCTGCAGAAACTGGAGAAGTCATTCACCGACGCGAACATTTATGAAACTCAAGGCGAGCAGTCGTGGTTCGTCATGGGTGACCTTGACACCAGGACACCTAAAATAGAGCCTGGCCTGTGGTTAAAGGGACTCAACAAGGCATACCAGAGGCAGCACATCTCTTGGGTAACAGACAACTTCGTAGTACTTGAAGACCTCGAGATTTTGAAAAGGATTAACGCTTTGTTTCTCGACTACACAGAAGTAGAGCTATCGATCGGAATCGCCTGGATGTTCATCCAGTCTCACGTTTGGTTGGCTATCGGAAGGCCGGGACTCATGCTCCGTGACAACGTCGAAGAGAAAAGGCGGCTGGCATGCCTGGAGTACGTGACTGCTCGCTTCGGGCTTCTCCCCTCCATTGCACATATGATGAAAGTTTACCCTACGGAAGAGGTACGCCATGAAGTCCTAAGCTTTATAGAAAATGTCAGAACCCAGTTTATTAATATCATAAAAAAGACCTATTGGGTAGATCGCGAGATACGGGAGACAGCGGCGCGCAAGATAGAAAGGATACAACTGAACACCCTGCCCTCAGAGGAGTTTTTTGTGGATGAGGTCCGGAAGGTCCTTTACAAGCCATTTCCTGACAATACGCAGGCGGCGTTCATGGAGGGATGGTTGAACAGTTCGAATGTGTACCAACGGCTACAAGTGAACAAGCGCTTTAACGATGTCTACAAGAAGCAGCGCACATATCGCCACCAAGCGTACGTGTACACTTACCTACTGAATACCGTGGACACTGCTTTATTGGCATTGGAACCACCGCTCTACTACCCGGGAGGAACGTTCGCCATGAACTATGCCACCGCGGGGACATTCATTATGAGAGAGATGATCAAGAGCATTGACCCGTCAGGCACGACGATTGATGAGCGTGGCGAGAGCATTCACTGGTGGGGCAAATCCGAATCGGCCGAGTACAACCGCCGCCTCAACTGCGACCTCGGTCATGAGGAAGGACAAACGGCGATGAGCGTCATCCCTGCGATCCCGGCGCTCGAAGTGTCTTACACGGCGTTCAAGGCTGCCGCCGAACAAGAGGCAAGCACGGGGGGTGGTGTGGAGGACCTGAGACTTCGGGGCCTGGATGACTTTGTCGACGAGCAAATATTCTTTATGAGTTACTGCTACGTGTTATGTGGCAAGGAAGATGACGTCAGCCAGCGACAAGAGTGCAACGTGCCCCTCCGGCATTCCACTTTCTTTGTTGATGCGTTCCAGTGCCCTGAAGGGTCGCCCATGAATACGCCGAAGAAGTGCCCATTCTTGCTCTCAGTGCTTAAGGAATTGTGA